Below is a window of Treponema primitia ZAS-1 DNA.
GGACCGGTGGTTAATGCGATAACAATCGTGGTATGCGCCCTAGCCGGGTGCTTCCTTATCCGGGGTATTCCGGAGCGGTTTGAGGAGATTATCAAAAAGGCCATCGGTCTTTCTATTATGTATGTGGGGATCCGGGGCGCCATGGATAACCAGCGGGTCCTCCTTTTGATCATGAGCATGGTCATCGGGGCGGTTATCGGGGAGTTTATCAATATCGATAGGCTGATGAACCGCTTTGGGGACTGGACAGAGCGGAAATTGAATATGCGCGGGGGTACCTTTTCCAAAGGCTTTGTTACCGCCAGCATACTCTTCTGTACCGGTTCTATGGCCATCGTGGGCTCCATGCAGAGCGGCCTCCAGGGCAACCACGAAACCCTCTTTGCCAAGTCTATCCTGGACGGCTCTATTTCCCTGGTTTTCGGCGCCTCCATGGGCATAGGGGTGGTTTTTTCCGCCATCCCGGTACTGGTCTATCAGGCAGGGATAGCCCTGGCATCCATGGCGGTCAAGGATTTCCTGAGTCCCGACATTATCCGGGAAATGTCCGCCGTGGGGAACCTCCTGGTGGCGGCCATTGGCTTTAATTTTCTCGGAGTTAAGGAAATCCGGGTGGCCAACCTGATTCCGGCAATTTTTATCCCCTGGGTGTATCTCGGTCTGGAAATAATTTTAAAAAACCCTTAATATTACTTAAAATATTCCGATAAAAAAAGGAATACCCGGAAGCGGATTTAAAACACCCGAATCCCGGTTAGACAGAGGGGACCATTTTGGCAAAATCGAATCAAATATTCGCTTACACAGAGACCCGCATCAAGACCGCGAGCCAGGGACAGCTTATCATCATGCTTTACAATGAGGCGGTAAAACAGTTGGATCATGGTCTTGAGCTGCTGGAACGGAACGCCGGGGGGAAGAAGAACCCCGGCAGAATTGAACAGATCAGCAAATCCATCCTGAAAACCCAGGAAATTGTCACCGAATTGATGGCTTCTTTGGATTTCGACCAGGGCGGGGACATCGCCAAAAACCTTTTTTCCCTCTATACATGGTTTAACCAGGAACTCCTGGCGGCCAATATCAACCATGACCCCCAGCGTATCTCCTCGGTCCGCAATATGCTGAACGACCTCCGGAGCGCCTGGAGCGAAATTATCACTAAAAATTCCATGGAAGGGATAGGTCATCCCGCCGTGGGTCTCAATATTACCGGCTAAGGCGCAAGGTATGGCCGGGGTTTTACCTGCAGAAGAAATCAACCGGCGGGTCGCCATCCTCAAACGCTTTCGGGAAATGCTCCGGGCCCAGAGGGATCGCTTTCAGGAATACCTCAATGTTCTGGACAAGCAGCAGGATATCATCGAAAAAGGCGATACCGAAGCGCTCCTTTCCCACGTAGAACTGGAAGAACACATCGTAACCGACATTTTCAATATACAGAAGGTCATAGATCCCCTGGAAGATATGTACCGCACCGTTACAGCCCAGCCAGGGACCAACACGGAGGGGGAAACCGAAGTCTCCGGCCTTAAAGCCGCCGTGGAGCGACTCAAACGGGAAGCAACGGTCAACACCACCCGGAACAAGGACCTGCTCGCCAAGCGGATGACGGAGATCCGTACGGAGATTAAGAGTCTCCGGGGAAACCCCTACGCCGCCCGCCAGTCCATCTATGCCGATACCGCCGCCCCGATGATGATAGACGTGAAGGGTTAGTTCAGTAATACGCTGCCCAAAGATTTTTCACGGGATTCAGTTCTTATTTACCGGATTGGCAAATCGTATAATATTGACCGAGTGAGCAGGTAACGATATAACCGTACCGGGATTATAATTAACAGTAACTGGTTTCCCGGGTTCGGCGTCAACATGATTGATATCATTATATGATTCAGTGCCTGTCCCCATAAGCGTTTGGATGGTATACACGGATGAAACAAAGGGGCCTACCCATTCAAGTTCCAAATCCCATGCCCTATGGGGGTCCTTATTGACCGCTGCCACTACTATACATCCTTCATGGGTATCTAAAGTAGTAATGATGTCAAGGGCATCCATTCCAACTGTCCCACCCGTTTTTTCCCGGACCTGAATCTGAGGCATATTTTCCACATAGGTATCCAGTACGGTTTCTCCAAGATTATTAACATAAAGATCAAAAACATGGTAAGTTGAACGTAGAACTATTCCATCCTTGTGGGTAAATATGCAGCCGCGGGTATTTACCACAGGGGCAAAATTTGCCATTCCCACCACAGTACAATTTCGATTGCACATGTTGAGAAAACAGGCGGTGAATACCGCATCAGCCATGGTGTAACGGCAATTTTCATCATTCAGATCCCGTGGGGTGAGATAATCCGCCGTAGTAAGTCCCTGTTTTACCGTATGAATATTCGGATGATACCATCCCCGAAGGTTCCATTCATCAAAGGCAATGCGTATTTTATTCTGCAAGCCCATAGCATTCAGAATTCCCTGGACCTTGACAATTTTATCGTCTAAGTGGTTTGTATACGCTATGCTTTGCTCGTAGTCTGCATAATCATTTGTCTGGTGAATTGCATCCCAATAGTCATGAATGGAAATCCAGTTAATACGATCCCCACAATTCCGGAGCAGATTAATATTCCAATCAAGATCCGCCAAGGCTGCGGCGGAAAGCTCAGTCTGCGGATCTACCCGCAGCATCATCTTTGCCGATTCGGTTACAAGCCTCCCCCATTCTTCCGCAGACTTTGCACCGATTTCCCAGCCACCGTAATTTTCATTACCTATACTCCAGTACCGTACTTTATATGGGTCTCGGTGACCGTTTGATATACGCTGCTTTGCATAAGGCCCTTCATTTGAAAGATTGCAATACTCAACCCAATCACTCATCTCTTCTGCGTTACCGGTCCCAGCATTGGTACAAATATAAGGTTCACAACCAACCTTGCGGCAGAATGCAATATACTCATCGGTTCCGAAGGTATTCGGTTCTTCAACCCGCCAAGCCTTGTCAAAAGACGGCTTCCGTTCCGGTCCTACCGCATCTTTCCAATGATGAGCAGATACAAAACATCCGCCCGGCCAGCGCAAAATTGGTACTTTTATTTTTCGCATAGCTTCAATGACATCAAGGCGAAACCCATCCCGATCTGACAAAGGATTTCCAGGATCAAAAATGCCGCCGTATATCTGACGATGAAAATGTTCAATAAAATGCCCATAAATCATTTTATCTCTTTTACCTATGGTACGCCGGGTATCAATATTTAATTTCATATCCCTACATCCTTAACGTGAAGGGTTAGTCCATGTTTCATTAGAGTGATTGGTAATCTTTTAAGTAGGCAATGATATAATTTACACAATGCTCCAGATCGCTTAGCTTTACGGTACCCACCGCGGTGTGTATGTAACGGCTGGGAATAGATATGCCGCCCGCAAGAACACCGCTGTCCGCAAGCGAGGCAGGCCAAGCATCGGTGCCGCCGCCCATCATAACCTCGCGTTGGAAGGGTATATGGTGTTTTTTTGCAAGCTCGATCATTCTGTTGGTAAGATGGCGGGGCACCGTATTACCGCAGCTTACATTCGGATCCCAGTCATAATATTTAACGCAGATACCGCCGCCCATTTTTTGCGAAGAGTCCCGCCATTCAATGCCGGGACTGCCGCCGGTAAGCGTTACGTCCACCGCAAAAAATAGTTCCGGTTTAAAACTGCGCGCCGCCGGTCCACCGCCGTGCATACCGATTTCTTCCTGGGTCGTTCCTGCCATGCAGATGGTCGGCAGCAGCGGCTCGTCTTTTAAACGCCGCATAACTTCCACCAGAACCGCAAGCCCGGAACGATCGTCCACCGCCTTGCCGCTGTAATAATCCGTACCGTTCAGAAAAAAGCCCCTGCGCGAATAGCCGCCTAAGTCGCCTATCTCAAGGCCTAAAGCGCGGGCTTCGGCGGCGCTTTGAACGCCAAAGTCCACAAACAGATCTTGTATCTTAAGCGGGGAATGCAACTCATCCTCACTCATCATATGGAATGGTTTTGCGCCGGTTACGCCGTACACTTTTTTGCCGGATGCCGTGTTAAACACCAGATCCTGGTTTACCACCATTTTATCATCGTGGTAACCCACAGGAAAGATGCGGGCAAATCCATCATCGTCAATGTATTTGATAATAAAACCGATTTCGTCCATGTGGGCGGCAAACATTACCCGTTTATCGCTTGCCGTACCCTTACGGATATAATACTGATTCCCCAGGGGGTCGGCATAGTAATCATCAAAAAATCCCGCCATCTCATTTTTTAACGCCCCGGCAACTTCTTCCTCATTGCCCGTCACCCCAAACACATTATCAAGGGTTTCCAAAAGCCGCGCCAGTGAATTAGTATCGCTCATAAATTTTCCTTACGCAACGATGATGCCGGTTATGAGATACAGTATCGCCGTGATAAGCCCGGCGATAAGCATATAGGGCGCTATGGCAAACATGGTGTCGATAGGGCGTATTTGACACGCCTGGGACGTAAGGATCACACCATCGCTGTAGGGGCAGAACACATTGCCAAAGAGGGAACCCGAAAAAACCGCCGCCCCGCAATAATCGGATCAATACCGATAGCAAGCGCCAGGGGCACCACAATCGGCATGATGATCATCGCCAGGTCCCAACAGGCGCCGGTAAAGTAACCGTAAGCCGCGCACACCACAAACACCGTTAGGGGGAGTAGGGATCCGCTCAGTATCGGCTCAACACAGGCAATGACAAAGCCGGGCATACCGGTGACTTCGTTTATCGCATTCACCGTAAAGGCGAGTACGAATAATATAAGGCAATACCCCATATTGAGAACACCATGGAAACAGGCGTCCATTGATTTGTAGAACGTCAGCTTACGCTCAACAATATAGAGAATCAACGCAC
It encodes the following:
- a CDS encoding alpha-L-arabinofuranosidase C-terminal domain-containing protein yields the protein MKLNIDTRRTIGKRDKMIYGHFIEHFHRQIYGGIFDPGNPLSDRDGFRLDVIEAMRKIKVPILRWPGGCFVSAHHWKDAVGPERKPSFDKAWRVEEPNTFGTDEYIAFCRKVGCEPYICTNAGTGNAEEMSDWVEYCNLSNEGPYAKQRISNGHRDPYKVRYWSIGNENYGGWEIGAKSAEEWGRLVTESAKMMLRVDPQTELSAAALADLDWNINLLRNCGDRINWISIHDYWDAIHQTNDYADYEQSIAYTNHLDDKIVKVQGILNAMGLQNKIRIAFDEWNLRGWYHPNIHTVKQGLTTADYLTPRDLNDENCRYTMADAVFTACFLNMCNRNCTVVGMANFAPVVNTRGCIFTHKDGIVLRSTYHVFDLYVNNLGETVLDTYVENMPQIQVREKTGGTVGMDALDIITTLDTHEGCIVVAAVNKDPHRAWDLELEWVGPFVSSVYTIQTLMGTGTESYNDINHVDAEPGKPVTVNYNPGTVISLPAHSVNIIRFANPVNKN
- the flgN gene encoding flagellar export chaperone FlgN: MAGVLPAEEINRRVAILKRFREMLRAQRDRFQEYLNVLDKQQDIIEKGDTEALLSHVELEEHIVTDIFNIQKVIDPLEDMYRTVTAQPGTNTEGETEVSGLKAAVERLKREATVNTTRNKDLLAKRMTEIRTEIKSLRGNPYAARQSIYADTAAPMMIDVKG
- the fliS gene encoding flagellar export chaperone FliS — encoded protein: MAKSNQIFAYTETRIKTASQGQLIIMLYNEAVKQLDHGLELLERNAGGKKNPGRIEQISKSILKTQEIVTELMASLDFDQGGDIAKNLFSLYTWFNQELLAANINHDPQRISSVRNMLNDLRSAWSEIITKNSMEGIGHPAVGLNITG
- a CDS encoding M42 family metallopeptidase; the protein is MSDTNSLARLLETLDNVFGVTGNEEEVAGALKNEMAGFFDDYYADPLGNQYYIRKGTASDKRVMFAAHMDEIGFIIKYIDDDGFARIFPVGYHDDKMVVNQDLVFNTASGKKVYGVTGAKPFHMMSEDELHSPLKIQDLFVDFGVQSAAEARALGLEIGDLGGYSRRGFFLNGTDYYSGKAVDDRSGLAVLVEVMRRLKDEPLLPTICMAGTTQEEIGMHGGGPAARSFKPELFFAVDVTLTGGSPGIEWRDSSQKMGGGICVKYYDWDPNVSCGNTVPRHLTNRMIELAKKHHIPFQREVMMGGGTDAWPASLADSGVLAGGISIPSRYIHTAVGTVKLSDLEHCVNYIIAYLKDYQSL
- a CDS encoding DUF554 domain-containing protein — encoded protein: MLGPVVNAITIVVCALAGCFLIRGIPERFEEIIKKAIGLSIMYVGIRGAMDNQRVLLLIMSMVIGAVIGEFINIDRLMNRFGDWTERKLNMRGGTFSKGFVTASILFCTGSMAIVGSMQSGLQGNHETLFAKSILDGSISLVFGASMGIGVVFSAIPVLVYQAGIALASMAVKDFLSPDIIREMSAVGNLLVAAIGFNFLGVKEIRVANLIPAIFIPWVYLGLEIILKNP